A window of Cyanobacteria bacterium GSL.Bin1 genomic DNA:
GATCTTTATTGCCCATGAGCAATCTTTGAGGAGAGGATTGCTACCAGTGTATCCTTACCGATTGGACAATTAGCCTCGCAAGACTAAAACTGGGCAAGGGGCTTGACGGACCACTCGTTCTGCCACGGATCCCAACGCAAAGCGGTTTAACCCTTTATGAGCATGAGAGGGAATAATAATCAATTGAATGTCATTTTTTTTAGCATAGTCGATAATTTTTCTAGCAGGCTTACCAATCACCACATTAAACGGTGCTTTTTTATACTGGGGATCAGAACAGCGTTTATAAAAGACTTTCTCGACATGGCGACGACGCGTGTCATTATCAACGGTATGCCAAATCATTCCCGGATCGCCAGGATTCAGCGGGCGTAAAACGTGGAGGATATGAACCTTCTCAGGATCTTCGACTTCTTTAATGGCTTCTTCAAGGGCTTGAAAAGAGGATTCGGAAAAATCAATGGGAACCAAAACGCGATCGCGCTTGAATAAACTCATAACAATTAGTTATTTTCGGTTGAGCTAGATCTAATATAAATCAGCATAAGTCAGATCAGCCCCCTCAAAATACGTATTCTTTAAGTTTGCCCCGACTAATTTTGCCTTCCTTAAATTGGCATGGCTTAAATTGGCATTTTCTAAGTTAGCCGCAACTAATTTTGTTCCTTCCAAACAACTAAAACTCAAATTCGCCCCCGCTAAATTGGCCCCAATAAAATTACATCCTTTAAGATCGAAATGACTTAACTCGGCCTTGGGTAAATCAATATTTTGAAAATTCCGTTCTCCAACCGTATACCGCGCTAGAAACTCTCCAACTGGGGTAATGGGAATTTCCCTTAACGGCGGTTGCTGATAAACAAAGCGAAAGGTGTCGCCACTGTCAATGACCTGTTGTAACTCTTCATAAAAGGGATAAGCACCGATACCGCTTAACGTGACCCAAGCGCGAGTGCGGGTAATGGCGGTAAACAACTGATTCCGCAGATAAAGGTTGGCTTCGGCTTGTGCCACTTGATCTAGCCCCACAATATAGACCATATCCGCCTCTTGTCCTTTTGCCCGATGAATGCGAGAGACGGTTACGCCCCCTTCACACCAAAATTGATTCGGGTTACGTTGGGCAGAAGGCGTCTCAAAAATATTACAATCCGGGGCACTGGGCAGATAAATATCAATGCCTTGTTGATAGAGAAACCGTGCCACTTCTAATTCCAAACGTCGGGCGGTAAAGGTTTCTCCTAAGACGAGAACTAAAATCTGACGACTGGGACGTAAGCCTTCCTGGCGCAGATTGAGTAAAATTTGATCGGCTAAGGCTGTTAATTCTTCTGGGCGGGTGGCATAGCTTTGAAAGCGAATAATTTCTCCTTGCCAGAACTGTGGTAAAGGGTGGGGAGAATTTTCCGGTGGGCGTTTGAGGGTAATTTCGGTTTGGGGTTGAAAGTTTCCAGTTACTTCATAGCCCAAAGCTGTCCAGTCTTCCGGATGTCTGACGCCAGTGAGCATTCCCTCTCGTCTTAATAATCCCATGCCGATGCCATGGGCAAAGGTCATCACTGGATGCGGCAAGCGATAACAGCGAGAGAGGATTTCTGTTTTTTGGATCCCCTCTTTATACTCTCCACTGAAAAGATGGGCGTGTTTTTCGCCTAAAATTGTACCGGGCGTCGGAATACTCAGATGATTAAGACTTTGAGCTTCATCATAAGTCCAAATCAGTCGGCGTTGTTGCGGTTGCATAGAATGAACCGGACGCAGGGCTTGATAGGCCAGTTGATAAAAAGGTTGTGGTGTTTTGAGTTGAATTGTTTCATCAACTAAGAGGTCTTGTCCTTCGTCAATGAGAATGGCATCGAAGACCTGAGGAATAGTAGTTTGGGCGAGAAGTTGGTCACAAGCAAGGGCTAGGGCAACCTGCGGTTGATAGCGTTCTGGCTTGGGCAGATCAGAGACGGTGAGGGGAGATACCCCTGCGGCTTCGGCAATAACGCGATAGAGACCAGGCTGTTTCTTCGCCCCCCAGGCATGAAGAACCTGCAGTTTGGAAGTTTTAGGGTTAAAATGCTGTTTCTCCTCCCGAAAGCGATTTAACCAATAGCAGAGTTGATCAAGGATGACCGGGTAGAGGCTGCGCGAAAAGAAAACCAATGCAATATCCCAGTCAGGATATTTCAAATGCATGTGCGCTGCTTTTTGACACAAAAGAACCGTCTTTCCAGAACCAGCAATCCCACGAATCCGTTGACATCCGGGAGGAATTTGTTTCCCAATTTTTTCTTGTTGTTGATCTAGTTTGCAGAGGTGTTGATCAATTTTTTGAAGGACTTTGCCGCGACTTTCTGGAGACGCGAGCACCCGATGGGTGGGCTTTTCATAAACAGGGGTTCCACTAATAATCGCCAGCAGCAGTTGCCATTGTTGATCGCTGAGATCGTTCCCTTGCGTGAGGAGGGGGGTCTGCTTCAGTTTAGCGAATAAATCGGTGGTGGCGGTTAAATCATCCGCGAAGAGAAGGGGCGGTTGGCTGGGAAGATGATGAAAGCCTCGGTTTTCCCAATCAGTACAACGAATGTTCGGTAAAGCTACTAAAATACGACTGGTTATTTGCTGATTTAAACTCGGTTCGCGATCGCAGTAATTTAAGAGCGAAAACAGTTGATTTTCTGCTTGCTGATAGGGATTGCCGCTGCTGGTATAAAAGTTTTGATAGTGCCAAAGATGTCCTGTAATTTGTCGGATTTGATTAATGAGGAGTGCTTTGACTTCAATAATAATGATTCCGAGGGCGCGATCGAGCAGTAAAATATCCGGTTCTTTGCGAAAATGACCAACGGTAGAAAAAATCGGATAGCGCCAATAAGCAATACACTGCCGTTGGGCAAAAGCAACTTGTATTGCTTCCCAAACCTGTTTTTCCGCACTTTGCCCTGCCTGGGCAAACGGTTCAGTGGCAATAAAATGGGCATTTAGTTTTGCCATTGTTTCAGTAAT
This region includes:
- a CDS encoding universal stress protein; this encodes MSLFKRDRVLVPIDFSESSFQALEEAIKEVEDPEKVHILHVLRPLNPGDPGMIWHTVDNDTRRRHVEKVFYKRCSDPQYKKAPFNVVIGKPARKIIDYAKKNDIQLIIIPSHAHKGLNRFALGSVAERVVRQAPCPVLVLRG
- a CDS encoding ATP-binding domain-containing protein; translated protein: MAKLNAHFIATEPFAQAGQSAEKQVWEAIQVAFAQRQCIAYWRYPIFSTVGHFRKEPDILLLDRALGIIIIEVKALLINQIRQITGHLWHYQNFYTSSGNPYQQAENQLFSLLNYCDREPSLNQQITSRILVALPNIRCTDWENRGFHHLPSQPPLLFADDLTATTDLFAKLKQTPLLTQGNDLSDQQWQLLLAIISGTPVYEKPTHRVLASPESRGKVLQKIDQHLCKLDQQQEKIGKQIPPGCQRIRGIAGSGKTVLLCQKAAHMHLKYPDWDIALVFFSRSLYPVILDQLCYWLNRFREEKQHFNPKTSKLQVLHAWGAKKQPGLYRVIAEAAGVSPLTVSDLPKPERYQPQVALALACDQLLAQTTIPQVFDAILIDEGQDLLVDETIQLKTPQPFYQLAYQALRPVHSMQPQQRRLIWTYDEAQSLNHLSIPTPGTILGEKHAHLFSGEYKEGIQKTEILSRCYRLPHPVMTFAHGIGMGLLRREGMLTGVRHPEDWTALGYEVTGNFQPQTEITLKRPPENSPHPLPQFWQGEIIRFQSYATRPEELTALADQILLNLRQEGLRPSRQILVLVLGETFTARRLELEVARFLYQQGIDIYLPSAPDCNIFETPSAQRNPNQFWCEGGVTVSRIHRAKGQEADMVYIVGLDQVAQAEANLYLRNQLFTAITRTRAWVTLSGIGAYPFYEELQQVIDSGDTFRFVYQQPPLREIPITPVGEFLARYTVGERNFQNIDLPKAELSHFDLKGCNFIGANLAGANLSFSCLEGTKLVAANLENANLSHANLRKAKLVGANLKNTYFEGADLTYADLY